Proteins co-encoded in one Klebsiella michiganensis genomic window:
- a CDS encoding endoribonuclease L-PSP (has endoribonuclease activity on mRNA): MSRTLSTENAPAAIGPYVQGVDLGSMIITSGQIPVNPKTGEVPADVAAQARQSLENVKAIVESAGLKVGDIVKTTVFVKDLNDFANVNATYEAFFNEHNATFPARSCVEVARLPKDVKIEIEAIAVRR; this comes from the coding sequence ATGTCACGTACGCTTAGCACGGAAAATGCACCAGCCGCTATCGGTCCTTATGTTCAGGGTGTCGATCTCGGGAGCATGATCATCACTTCCGGGCAGATCCCGGTGAACCCAAAAACCGGTGAAGTGCCGGCCGACGTAGCCGCTCAGGCTCGCCAGTCCCTGGAAAACGTGAAGGCTATCGTTGAGTCCGCCGGACTGAAAGTGGGCGACATCGTGAAAACTACCGTGTTCGTGAAAGATCTGAACGACTTCGCAAACGTGAACGCCACCTACGAAGCTTTCTTCAACGAACACAACGCAACTTTCCCGGCTCGCTCCTGCGTTGAAGTGGCTCGTCTGCCAAAAGACGTGAAAATCGAAATCGAAGCTATCGCCGTTCGCCGCTAA
- a CDS encoding aspartate carbamoyltransferase regulatory subunit (involved in the allosteric regulation of aspartate carbamoyltransferase), translated as MTHDNKLQVEAIKRGTVIDHIPAQVGFKLLTLFQLTETDQRITIGLNLPSRELGRKDLIKIENTFLTNEQVNQLALYAPHATVNRIDEYEVVGKSTPSLPDRIEKVLLCPNTNCISHNEPVASSFAVKQRADDISLKCKYCEKEFARHVVLVD; from the coding sequence ATGACGCACGATAATAAATTACAGGTTGAAGCCATCAAGCGCGGTACCGTTATCGACCACATTCCGGCTCAGGTTGGCTTTAAGCTGCTGACGCTGTTCCAGCTGACCGAAACCGACCAGCGTATTACCATCGGTCTGAATTTGCCGTCCCGTGAGCTTGGCCGTAAAGATCTGATTAAAATTGAAAATACCTTCCTGACCAACGAGCAGGTGAACCAGCTGGCGCTGTACGCCCCGCACGCAACGGTTAACCGCATCGACGAATACGAAGTGGTGGGCAAAAGCACCCCAAGCCTGCCGGACCGCATCGAGAAAGTGCTGCTGTGCCCGAACACCAACTGCATCAGCCACAACGAGCCGGTGGCTTCTTCGTTCGCCGTGAAACAGCGCGCCGACGATATCAGCCTGAAGTGTAAGTATTGCGAGAAAGAGTTCGCCCGCCATGTGGTTCTGGTAGATTAA
- a CDS encoding aspartate carbamoyltransferase catalytic subunit has protein sequence MTNPLYKKHIISINDLSREELELVLATAAKLKANPQPELLKHKVIASCFFEASTRTRLSFETSIHRLGASVVGFSDSSNTSLGKKGETLADTISVISTYVDAIVMRHPQEGAARLATEFSGEIPVLNAGDGANQHPTQTLLDLFTIQETQGRLENLNIAMVGDLKYGRTVHSLAQALAKFNGNRFYFIAPTALAMPQYILDMLDEKGIVWSRHESIDEVVGELDILYMTRVQKERLDASEYANVKAQFILRAADLTGARGNMKVLHPLPRVDEITTDVDSTPHAWYFQQAGNGIFARQALLALVLNRELV, from the coding sequence ATGACTAACCCGCTCTATAAAAAACACATCATTTCCATCAATGATCTCAGTCGTGAAGAACTTGAACTGGTGCTGGCAACCGCGGCAAAGCTAAAAGCTAACCCACAGCCAGAGTTGCTGAAGCACAAGGTTATCGCCAGCTGTTTCTTTGAAGCATCAACCCGCACCCGCCTCTCGTTTGAAACGTCCATTCACCGCCTGGGCGCTTCGGTGGTGGGCTTCTCTGACAGCAGCAACACCTCGCTGGGCAAGAAGGGTGAAACGCTGGCGGATACCATCTCCGTCATCAGCACCTACGTTGACGCCATTGTGATGCGCCACCCGCAGGAAGGCGCGGCTCGCCTGGCCACCGAATTTTCCGGTGAGATCCCGGTTCTGAACGCCGGTGACGGTGCGAACCAGCACCCGACCCAAACCCTGCTGGATTTGTTCACCATCCAGGAAACCCAGGGCCGGCTGGAGAATCTGAATATCGCCATGGTAGGCGACCTGAAATATGGCCGCACCGTGCATTCGCTAGCCCAGGCGCTGGCGAAGTTCAACGGCAACCGTTTCTACTTCATCGCGCCAACTGCGCTGGCGATGCCGCAGTACATTCTCGACATGCTGGATGAAAAAGGCATTGTCTGGAGCCGCCACGAGTCCATCGACGAAGTGGTGGGCGAGCTGGACATTCTGTATATGACCCGCGTGCAGAAAGAGCGTCTGGACGCGTCTGAGTACGCCAACGTCAAAGCGCAGTTTATCCTGCGAGCCGCCGACCTGACCGGCGCACGCGGCAACATGAAAGTACTGCATCCGCTGCCGCGCGTGGATGAGATAACCACTGACGTAGACAGCACGCCGCACGCCTGGTACTTCCAGCAGGCCGGGAACGGTATTTTTGCTCGCCAGGCGCTGCTGGCGCTGGTGTTGAATCGCGAACTGGTTTAA